A single Desulfobaculum xiamenense DNA region contains:
- the bamA gene encoding outer membrane protein assembly factor BamA → MNKLIERMRLLCACLAACAILAGIRPAAEAAEAVRLKVVVLPFEVRADQQLDYLKQSLPQLLNDRLKELGFDVVGHDDMFKLLEQNDIEYLDLASAKDIALLAGANYALYGSFNQLGETLSLDVRLVEAFGLKPPKPLFVVKEGLINVIPAIQELADKVRMELLRKQSIAVIDVEGTKVLEKDVVLMRLRTRQGDIYDPKALNEEIKRVYELGYFEDVQARMDDLPDGIKLTFVVSERPRIQAVSILGNEELDADDVLELMSTKTGAVLNPKVLADDLTKIREEYRKKGYYKAEVTYELEESDAKQARLNIRIKEGNKLYIRGIAIEGAEQMDEDDLKGELALDERGIFSWITGSGVLKEDLLTRDSAAIEAYYGNHGFIDVKVGQPEVRYEDDGIYITFKVEEGTRYKVGNIAFKGDILESEQKLAEVTRIDDLAAEDDYFNRSVLHSDSQRLTEYYSNYGYAYAEADYHLSPNREAATVDIEFELRKRDKIYIRQVIIEGNSKTRDNVIRREMRLSDGDLYSGSMLRRSGQRLGYLDYFDSADIEPVPTGEPGLMDLKVKVKEKNTGRLSAGVGYSSADGGFLAGSIEERNLFGKGYYTGFTGTIGGSDSNYNISFTNPQVNDSPLSMGGDLYLTKVDWDDYDRDTVGGRVRMGYPLGEYTNFIWNYRLENYEVSEVQDDAAWEIREVEGNHWLSSMTFGIKRRTTDQRLDPTSGSVSSLSLEYAGGALLGDDEFIKLIAEHSQYFPLWLDTTFHVHGRFGYAFENGSDEIPVFERFYLGGINSVRGYSSRRISPIDPATGDRIGGDKMAFVNLEYLFPLLEDLGVKGVVFFDAGNVWDDDESMDLDWKKSVGGGIRWYSAFGPLRLEYGYALDEVHDQGGKGKLEFSMGQFF, encoded by the coding sequence ATGAACAAGTTGATTGAGCGGATGCGGCTCTTGTGCGCCTGCCTTGCGGCGTGCGCAATTCTCGCGGGTATCCGACCCGCCGCCGAGGCTGCGGAAGCCGTGCGGCTCAAGGTCGTTGTGCTGCCCTTTGAGGTTCGCGCCGACCAGCAGCTCGACTACCTGAAGCAAAGCCTGCCCCAACTCCTCAATGACCGGCTCAAGGAGCTGGGCTTCGACGTGGTGGGGCATGACGATATGTTCAAGCTGCTTGAACAGAACGACATCGAATATCTCGACCTCGCGTCCGCGAAGGACATTGCGCTGCTCGCCGGGGCGAACTACGCCCTGTACGGCAGCTTCAATCAGCTTGGGGAAACCCTCAGCCTGGATGTCCGTCTCGTGGAGGCCTTCGGTCTCAAGCCCCCCAAGCCGCTGTTCGTGGTCAAGGAAGGGCTGATCAACGTCATCCCCGCCATTCAGGAGCTCGCGGACAAGGTTCGCATGGAGCTTCTGCGCAAGCAGAGCATCGCCGTCATCGACGTCGAGGGCACCAAGGTTCTCGAAAAGGACGTCGTGCTCATGCGCCTGCGCACTCGGCAGGGCGACATCTACGATCCCAAGGCCCTCAACGAGGAAATCAAGCGCGTGTACGAGCTTGGCTACTTCGAGGACGTGCAGGCCCGCATGGACGACCTGCCGGACGGCATCAAGCTGACCTTCGTGGTCAGCGAGCGTCCGCGCATTCAGGCCGTGAGCATCCTCGGCAACGAGGAACTTGACGCCGACGACGTGCTGGAACTCATGTCCACCAAGACCGGCGCGGTCCTCAACCCCAAGGTGCTCGCCGACGATCTGACCAAGATTCGCGAGGAGTACCGCAAGAAGGGCTACTACAAGGCCGAGGTCACCTACGAGCTTGAGGAGTCCGACGCCAAGCAGGCCCGCCTGAACATTCGCATCAAGGAAGGCAACAAGCTCTACATCCGTGGCATCGCCATCGAGGGTGCCGAGCAGATGGACGAGGATGATCTGAAGGGCGAGCTGGCTCTCGACGAGCGCGGCATCTTCTCGTGGATCACCGGTTCCGGCGTGCTCAAGGAAGACCTCCTCACCCGCGATAGCGCCGCCATTGAGGCCTACTACGGCAACCACGGCTTCATCGACGTAAAGGTCGGCCAGCCTGAGGTTCGCTACGAGGACGACGGCATCTACATTACCTTCAAGGTCGAGGAAGGCACCCGCTACAAGGTCGGCAACATCGCCTTCAAGGGCGACATTCTCGAAAGCGAGCAGAAGCTCGCCGAGGTCACCCGCATCGACGATCTCGCCGCCGAGGACGACTACTTCAACCGTTCCGTGCTGCATAGCGACTCGCAGCGGCTGACGGAGTACTACTCCAACTACGGCTACGCCTACGCCGAGGCCGACTACCACCTGTCGCCCAACCGCGAGGCCGCGACTGTCGACATCGAGTTCGAGCTGCGCAAGCGTGATAAGATTTACATCCGTCAGGTCATCATCGAGGGCAACTCCAAGACCCGCGACAACGTCATCCGCCGCGAGATGCGACTCTCCGACGGCGACCTCTACAGCGGTTCCATGCTGCGTCGTTCCGGCCAGCGCCTCGGCTACCTCGATTACTTCGATAGCGCCGACATCGAGCCGGTTCCCACCGGCGAGCCTGGCCTTATGGACCTCAAGGTCAAGGTGAAGGAGAAGAACACGGGTCGCCTGTCCGCTGGCGTGGGCTACTCCAGCGCCGACGGCGGCTTCCTCGCCGGTTCCATCGAGGAGCGAAACCTCTTCGGAAAGGGCTACTACACCGGCTTCACCGGTACCATTGGCGGGTCCGACTCCAACTACAACATCAGTTTCACCAACCCGCAGGTCAACGACTCCCCGCTGTCCATGGGCGGCGACCTCTACCTGACCAAGGTTGACTGGGACGACTACGACCGCGATACCGTGGGCGGCCGTGTGCGCATGGGCTACCCCCTTGGCGAGTACACCAACTTCATCTGGAACTACCGCCTCGAAAACTACGAGGTGTCCGAGGTGCAGGATGACGCTGCGTGGGAAATTCGCGAGGTCGAGGGCAACCACTGGCTGAGCTCCATGACCTTCGGCATCAAGCGCCGGACCACGGACCAGCGTCTCGATCCCACCTCCGGTTCCGTCTCCAGCCTTTCGCTGGAATACGCGGGTGGTGCGCTGCTGGGCGACGACGAGTTCATCAAGCTCATCGCCGAGCACAGCCAGTACTTCCCGCTGTGGCTCGACACCACCTTCCACGTGCACGGACGCTTCGGCTACGCCTTCGAGAACGGCAGCGACGAGATTCCGGTCTTCGAGCGCTTCTACCTCGGCGGTATCAACTCCGTGCGTGGCTATAGTTCCCGCCGGATTTCGCCTATCGACCCCGCGACTGGGGACCGTATCGGCGGCGACAAGATGGCCTTCGTCAATCTGGAGTACCTCTTCCCGCTGCTGGAGGACCTTGGCGTGAAGGGCGTGGTGTTCTTCGACGCGGGCAACGTGTGGGATGACGACGAATCCATGGATTTGGACTGGAAGAAGAGCGTCGGCGGCGGTATCCGCTGGTACTCGGCCTTCGGTCCGCTGCGCCTTGAATACGGCTACGCCCTCGACGAAGTCCACGATCAGGGCGGCAAGGGCAAGCTCGAATTCTCCATGGGCCAGTTCTTCTAG